The following coding sequences are from one Azospirillum sp. TSH100 window:
- a CDS encoding FadR/GntR family transcriptional regulator, with amino-acid sequence MPVEFESVVTVSAAKQIADSLRAAIMDGRLKVDERLPTEEELAQRFKVSRPTVREALKRLAAQHLIRSRRGPTGGNFVASPTPEDAARSLANATTLMVAVGDIGLADMATARLELEGVCCRLAAAREDVDLSMFLATMRRELTRQREDDLSDEEFCASDVRFHRALVDAAGNALLSYLMHAVVEALQPVSNMIIYRVREREAIVGFHARLLEALERRNAEAGVAALSDLVAYTGDRTREALDRRARRAGSGQTD; translated from the coding sequence ATGCCCGTCGAGTTTGAAAGCGTCGTCACCGTCAGCGCGGCAAAGCAGATCGCCGACAGCCTGCGTGCCGCCATCATGGACGGCCGGCTGAAGGTGGATGAGCGGCTGCCAACGGAAGAGGAACTGGCTCAGCGTTTCAAGGTGTCCCGCCCGACGGTGCGCGAAGCCCTGAAGCGTTTGGCGGCCCAGCATCTGATCCGGTCCCGCCGTGGACCGACCGGCGGCAATTTCGTCGCCAGCCCGACACCAGAAGATGCGGCACGGTCGCTGGCCAACGCCACCACTCTGATGGTCGCGGTCGGCGACATCGGCTTGGCTGACATGGCGACAGCGCGACTGGAACTGGAAGGTGTCTGCTGCCGGCTGGCGGCCGCAAGGGAGGATGTGGATCTATCGATGTTCCTGGCGACGATGCGGAGAGAGTTGACTCGGCAACGCGAGGATGACTTGTCCGACGAAGAGTTCTGCGCGTCGGATGTCCGCTTCCACCGCGCGCTGGTGGATGCCGCCGGCAATGCCCTGCTGTCCTATCTGATGCATGCAGTGGTCGAGGCGCTGCAACCGGTCAGCAACATGATCATCTATCGGGTGCGCGAGCGCGAGGCCATCGTCGGCTTTCATGCGCGATTGCTGGAGGCATTGGAACGGCGAAACGCCGAGGCCGGTGTAGCGGCATTGAGCGATCTGGTCGCCTACACGGGCGACCGCACCCGCGAGGCACTCGACCGCCGGGCAAGACGTGCAGGGTCAGGCCAGACGGACTGA
- the ada gene encoding bifunctional DNA-binding transcriptional regulator/O6-methylguanine-DNA methyltransferase Ada — MTVATDIATHDAIDLEADRWAALRRRDPAADGRFVYAVRSTGVYCRPSCAARPARPENVAFYATNAEAERAGFRPCKRCRPDGPSQSDRRAEAVASACRLIEKAEETPRLEELAAAAGMSPHHFHRIFRQVTGITPHAYVQAHRAARVVDALQQTGSVTEAIYEAGYGSSGRFYETAGARLGMTPTSYRKGGAGETIRFAVGACSLGSILVAATERGVCAILLGDDPDMLLRDLQDRFPKAELIGGDPHFEVTVAQVVGFVEAPEAGLTLPLDIGGTAFQQRVWQALRAIPAGRTTSYAEVASAIGEPAAVRAVARACGANPLAVAIPCHRVVRSDGGLSGYRWGIERKRHLLARERKEAAQ, encoded by the coding sequence ATGACCGTCGCAACCGACATCGCCACCCATGACGCCATCGATCTGGAGGCGGACCGTTGGGCGGCATTGCGCCGCCGTGACCCGGCCGCCGATGGGCGCTTCGTCTATGCGGTCCGCAGCACAGGCGTCTATTGCCGGCCGAGTTGTGCCGCGCGGCCGGCGCGGCCGGAGAATGTCGCCTTCTATGCCACCAATGCCGAGGCCGAGCGGGCGGGATTCCGGCCCTGCAAGCGCTGCCGGCCGGATGGCCCGAGCCAGAGCGACCGGCGGGCCGAGGCCGTCGCCTCCGCCTGCCGCCTGATCGAAAAGGCGGAGGAGACGCCACGATTGGAGGAACTCGCTGCCGCGGCGGGGATGAGCCCGCACCACTTCCACCGCATCTTCAGGCAGGTCACCGGCATCACCCCGCATGCCTATGTCCAGGCTCATCGCGCCGCCCGTGTTGTCGATGCTCTGCAACAAACCGGCAGCGTGACCGAGGCAATCTACGAGGCCGGCTATGGCTCCTCCGGGCGCTTTTACGAGACCGCCGGGGCACGGCTGGGGATGACGCCCACCAGCTACCGTAAGGGCGGCGCGGGGGAGACGATCCGGTTCGCGGTGGGGGCGTGCTCGCTCGGCTCGATCCTGGTGGCTGCGACGGAGCGTGGAGTCTGCGCGATCCTGCTCGGCGACGATCCCGACATGCTGCTCCGTGATTTGCAGGACCGCTTCCCCAAGGCGGAGTTGATTGGGGGTGACCCTCATTTCGAGGTGACGGTGGCGCAGGTGGTCGGATTCGTCGAGGCGCCGGAAGCAGGTCTCACCCTGCCGCTGGACATTGGCGGCACCGCCTTTCAACAGCGGGTGTGGCAGGCTTTGCGCGCCATCCCGGCCGGTCGGACCACAAGCTATGCCGAGGTTGCCAGCGCCATCGGCGAGCCGGCGGCGGTGCGGGCGGTGGCAAGGGCCTGTGGTGCCAATCCGCTGGCGGTGGCGATCCCCTGCCATCGGGTGGTGCGGTCCGATGGTGGCCTCTCCGGCTACCGCTGGGGCATCGAGCGCAAACGCCACCTGCTGGCCCGCGAGCGCAAGGAGGCGGCGCAGTGA
- a CDS encoding 2OG-Fe(II) oxygenase: MTVIEDLDWMRIEAELESVGHAVAGPLLDAENCKALAGLYEQDIPFRSRVVMERHGFGKGEYKYFGNPLPDPITALRGPLYRRLEPVANRWAAAMGLETRYPAEHTEFLERCHAAGQTRSTPLLLKYGPGDYNCLHQDLYGETVFPLQVAILLSVPGAEFTGGEFVLTEQRPRMQSRATVVPLGLGEAVIFAVDQRPVQGTRGAYRVRHRHGVSPVRSGARYTLGIIFHDAA, from the coding sequence GTGACCGTGATCGAGGATCTGGACTGGATGCGCATCGAGGCGGAACTGGAGTCGGTTGGCCATGCCGTCGCAGGGCCATTGCTGGATGCGGAAAACTGCAAGGCGTTGGCAGGGCTTTATGAACAGGACATACCCTTCCGCAGCCGGGTGGTGATGGAGCGGCACGGATTCGGCAAGGGCGAGTACAAATATTTCGGCAACCCGCTGCCGGATCCGATCACGGCCTTGCGCGGACCGCTCTACCGCCGGCTGGAGCCGGTCGCCAATCGATGGGCTGCCGCGATGGGGCTCGAGACCCGCTATCCGGCGGAGCATACCGAGTTTCTGGAACGCTGCCATGCCGCGGGGCAGACGCGCTCCACGCCGCTGCTGCTGAAATACGGTCCCGGCGACTACAACTGTCTGCATCAGGATCTGTATGGCGAGACGGTGTTTCCGTTGCAGGTCGCCATTCTGCTGTCGGTACCGGGCGCGGAGTTCACCGGCGGCGAGTTCGTCCTGACCGAGCAGCGGCCGCGCATGCAATCGCGCGCTACTGTGGTACCGCTGGGGCTTGGAGAGGCGGTGATCTTTGCGGTGGACCAGCGTCCGGTTCAGGGCACCCGCGGCGCCTACCGCGTCCGTCATCGCCATGGGGTCAGCCCGGTGCGCTCGGGCGCGCGCTACACGCTCGGCATCATCTTTCACGACGCGGCGTGA
- a CDS encoding ABC transporter permease has product MTGRFGTWGIAFRGIVAREVLRFIHQRERFLGALVRPLVWLFVFAAGFRAALGIAIIPPYETYIPYEVYIVPGLIGMIQLFNGMQGSLSMVYDREMGSMRILLTSPLPRAFLLVARLLGGVVVSILQVAAFLLIVRLYGIDLPVWAPLTVLPALLLNGLMLGALGMVLASTIRQLENFAGVMNFVVFPLFFLSSALYPLYRMEEAGPLLWWLCSLNPFTHGVELIRFALYGRIDGLALAVVTGATLLFAALAVRGYSPVRGMGSRAPSAAG; this is encoded by the coding sequence ATGACCGGTCGCTTCGGAACTTGGGGGATCGCCTTCCGCGGCATCGTCGCCCGCGAGGTGCTCCGCTTCATCCATCAACGAGAGCGCTTCCTCGGCGCGCTGGTCCGGCCGCTGGTCTGGCTGTTCGTCTTCGCCGCCGGATTCCGCGCCGCGCTCGGCATTGCCATAATCCCGCCCTACGAGACCTACATCCCCTACGAGGTCTATATCGTGCCGGGACTGATCGGCATGATCCAGCTGTTCAACGGCATGCAGGGCTCGCTGTCGATGGTCTACGACCGCGAAATGGGCAGCATGCGCATCCTGCTGACCAGCCCGCTGCCCCGCGCCTTCCTGCTGGTGGCGCGGCTGCTCGGCGGGGTGGTGGTGTCGATCCTTCAGGTGGCAGCCTTCCTGCTGATCGTCAGGCTCTATGGCATCGACCTTCCGGTATGGGCGCCGCTGACCGTGCTGCCGGCCCTGCTGCTGAACGGGCTGATGCTGGGGGCGCTGGGCATGGTCCTGGCCTCCACCATCCGCCAGCTGGAGAATTTCGCCGGTGTGATGAACTTCGTCGTCTTTCCCCTCTTCTTCCTGTCCTCCGCTCTCTACCCGCTCTACCGCATGGAAGAGGCTGGGCCGCTGCTGTGGTGGCTGTGCAGCCTCAACCCCTTCACCCACGGGGTGGAGCTGATCCGCTTCGCGCTCTATGGCCGGATCGACGGGCTGGCGCTTGCGGTCGTCACCGGCGCCACCCTGCTGTTCGCGGCGCTTGCGGTGCGTGGCTATTCCCCGGTGCGCGGCATGGGATCGCGGGCGCCGTCGGCGGCGGGGTGA
- a CDS encoding ABC transporter ATP-binding protein — MTVPALEVEGLRHGYGESRFTLEDVGFRVMPGAFTCLLGPNGAGKSTLFALATGLLRATAGHVRIHGHDIARAPGDALAHLGVVFQQPTLDLDLTVLQNLRYFAALHGIGRREADRRIETELTRLSLFERRGEKVRALNGGHRRRVEIARALLHRPTLLLLDEPTVGLDIPARRTLIRHVHALCAEDGIAVLWATHLIDEIDPATDHVVVLHRGRVRASGPVATVNAEAGCATVAESFDRLTAARPTAEVEAAA, encoded by the coding sequence ATGACGGTGCCGGCACTGGAGGTCGAGGGGCTGCGCCATGGCTATGGCGAAAGCCGCTTCACGCTGGAGGATGTCGGCTTCCGCGTGATGCCCGGCGCCTTCACCTGCCTGCTTGGGCCCAACGGGGCGGGGAAAAGCACGCTGTTCGCGCTCGCAACCGGCCTGCTGCGGGCCACCGCCGGTCATGTGCGCATCCACGGCCACGACATCGCGCGGGCGCCGGGCGACGCCCTGGCTCACCTGGGCGTGGTGTTCCAGCAGCCGACGCTCGATCTCGACCTGACGGTGCTGCAGAATCTCCGCTATTTCGCGGCCCTGCATGGCATAGGTCGGCGCGAGGCCGACCGGCGGATCGAAACCGAACTCACCCGCCTGTCCCTGTTCGAACGCCGGGGGGAGAAGGTTCGCGCCTTGAACGGCGGCCATCGCCGGCGGGTGGAGATCGCCCGCGCCCTGCTGCACCGCCCGACGCTGCTGCTGCTGGACGAGCCCACCGTCGGACTGGACATCCCCGCCCGCCGCACCCTGATCCGCCATGTCCACGCCCTGTGCGCGGAAGATGGCATCGCCGTACTGTGGGCCACCCACCTGATCGACGAGATCGATCCCGCCACCGATCATGTGGTTGTCCTGCACCGCGGCCGGGTGCGCGCCAGCGGGCCGGTTGCCACCGTGAATGCCGAGGCCGGCTGCGCCACCGTGGCGGAAAGCTTCGACCGGCTGACCGCCGCCCGCCCCACCGCCGAGGTGGAGGCCGCAGCATGA
- a CDS encoding YVTN family beta-propeller repeat protein: protein MTAARFTGISLAALIAATLASAASAQTIYVSNEKDNTLSVIDGKTMAVTDTIKVGKRPRGITLSRDGTQLFICASDDHTVQVFDLASKTVVHNLPSGEDPEQFALSPDGKSLIIANEDSNIVTVVDVSTRKVAFQVDVGVEPEGMDVSPDGRWGVNTSETTSMVHWIDMEKRAVVDNTLVGPRPRYAQFTKDGSQLWVSSEIGGTVSVIDTATRQVKKVIDFHIKGVAKDRIQPVGVKLTGDGRYAFVALGPANHVAVVDAKTFEVKDYLLVGRRVWHLALTPDQKMLYTTNGVSGDVSVIDVESLKVTKTVKVGRYPWGVAVKG from the coding sequence ATGACCGCCGCCCGCTTCACTGGCATTTCCTTGGCCGCATTGATCGCCGCCACACTGGCGTCGGCTGCCTCGGCCCAGACCATCTATGTGTCGAACGAAAAGGACAACACGCTGTCGGTGATCGACGGCAAGACCATGGCGGTCACCGACACGATCAAGGTCGGCAAGCGCCCGCGCGGCATAACCCTGTCCAGGGACGGTACCCAGCTGTTCATCTGCGCCAGCGACGACCACACGGTGCAGGTCTTCGACCTCGCCAGCAAGACGGTGGTCCATAACCTGCCCTCCGGCGAGGACCCCGAACAGTTCGCCCTCAGCCCCGACGGCAAGAGCCTGATCATCGCCAACGAGGACAGCAACATCGTCACCGTGGTCGACGTGTCGACCCGTAAGGTCGCCTTCCAGGTCGATGTCGGGGTGGAGCCGGAAGGGATGGACGTCAGCCCCGACGGCCGCTGGGGTGTCAACACCTCAGAGACGACCAGCATGGTCCACTGGATCGACATGGAAAAGCGCGCGGTGGTCGACAACACGCTGGTCGGCCCCCGCCCGCGCTACGCCCAGTTTACCAAGGACGGCTCACAGCTGTGGGTGTCGTCGGAGATCGGCGGCACCGTCAGCGTCATCGACACCGCCACGCGCCAAGTGAAGAAGGTCATCGATTTCCACATCAAGGGCGTCGCCAAGGACCGCATCCAGCCGGTGGGCGTCAAGCTGACCGGCGATGGCCGTTATGCCTTCGTCGCGCTGGGGCCAGCCAACCATGTCGCGGTGGTGGACGCCAAGACTTTCGAGGTGAAGGATTACCTGCTGGTCGGCCGCCGCGTCTGGCATCTGGCGCTGACGCCGGACCAGAAGATGCTCTACACCACCAACGGGGTCAGCGGTGACGTGTCGGTGATCGACGTCGAAAGCCTGAAGGTGACCAAGACCGTCAAGGTCGGCCGTTACCCCTGGGGCGTGGCGGTCAAGGGCTGA
- a CDS encoding ABC transporter substrate-binding protein → MMTKPFLSRLLRSVSLAVLGTVLLAVTQGAGAATETAAGTVSEIRIGFLSQTPEPPPSVANPDEPTADDGLAGATLAIADNNTTGKFLKQSFVLDSVEVPPDGDAAAALRDLADRGDRFVIIDAPGATVEALSRLPEARNLLLLNATAPDDALRGSACAANLVHVAPSRAMLADALGQYLVKKRWPRWFLVTGRRPEDKLYADAVRRAAKRFGAQIVAEKNWTAESDVNRTAESEIPVFTQTKAYDVLVVADEVGEFGDYLSYRTADPRPVAGTQGLVPTVWHRTHEQWGAAQLQSRFKALAKRPMTARDHNDWTAVRVVGEAAARARTADPDRLISFIQSPDFTMSAFRGAPLSLRPWDGQLRQPVLLAADRSLVSVSPQEGFLHPRTELDSLGYDQPETLCKTRGKTTP, encoded by the coding sequence ATGATGACCAAGCCCTTCCTGTCCCGCCTTCTCCGCAGCGTATCGCTGGCGGTACTCGGCACCGTCCTGCTGGCCGTCACGCAGGGAGCCGGTGCGGCCACCGAAACCGCAGCGGGAACCGTCAGCGAGATCCGAATCGGCTTTCTGTCGCAGACCCCTGAACCGCCGCCCTCCGTTGCCAACCCGGACGAGCCGACGGCCGACGATGGTCTGGCCGGCGCCACGCTCGCCATCGCCGACAACAACACGACCGGCAAGTTCCTGAAGCAATCCTTTGTACTGGACAGCGTGGAGGTGCCGCCGGACGGTGATGCCGCCGCCGCCCTGCGCGATCTGGCCGACCGCGGTGACCGCTTCGTCATCATCGACGCCCCCGGCGCCACAGTGGAGGCGCTGTCGAGGCTGCCCGAGGCGCGGAACCTGCTGCTGCTGAACGCCACCGCCCCCGACGACGCCCTGCGCGGCAGCGCCTGCGCGGCGAATCTAGTCCATGTGGCCCCCAGCCGGGCGATGCTCGCCGACGCGCTCGGGCAATATCTGGTAAAGAAGCGCTGGCCGCGCTGGTTCCTGGTCACCGGCCGCCGGCCGGAGGATAAGCTTTATGCCGATGCCGTCCGCCGCGCCGCCAAGCGCTTCGGTGCCCAGATCGTGGCGGAAAAGAACTGGACCGCCGAAAGCGACGTCAACCGCACGGCCGAATCCGAAATCCCGGTCTTCACCCAGACCAAGGCCTATGACGTGCTGGTCGTCGCCGACGAGGTCGGCGAGTTCGGCGATTACCTGTCCTACCGCACCGCCGACCCCCGCCCGGTCGCCGGCACCCAGGGGCTGGTCCCCACCGTCTGGCACCGCACCCACGAGCAATGGGGGGCGGCGCAGCTGCAATCCCGCTTCAAGGCTTTGGCCAAACGACCGATGACGGCGCGCGACCACAATGACTGGACCGCAGTCCGCGTGGTGGGTGAGGCCGCCGCCCGCGCCCGCACCGCCGACCCCGACCGCCTGATCTCCTTCATCCAGTCGCCCGACTTCACCATGTCCGCCTTCCGCGGCGCACCGCTCAGCCTGCGACCCTGGGACGGCCAGCTGCGCCAGCCGGTGTTGCTCGCCGCCGACCGCTCGCTGGTGTCAGTATCGCCGCAGGAGGGCTTCCTCCACCCACGGACCGAATTGGACAGCCTGGGCTACGACCAACCGGAAACGCTCTGCAAGACGCGAGGAAAAACCACGCCATGA
- a CDS encoding transporter substrate-binding domain-containing protein — MAFMTRRRFLSGLATSCASLGIMSPLGVKQAAARPLDEVIERGRLRVAVYREFPPFSFQRDGVLVGIDVDLARTIAEKLGVKADIYEQIPGETVSDDLRVAVWRGSLFGGELADIMMHIPYDKRFGLMNPEAVLFGPYHQEVFALARDPQRVRSAVLATLPDEPIAVEIDSVPDFFLLGLQGGRLRSRIIHCPTPEAAIAKLTIGEAAAVLAPLSQIQAALGAKMEQFPVTTVTLPGMMTSNWNIGMAAKENSRDLVYSIGDVVTALTEDGTIAKIFAAYGVTHTPPPLVE, encoded by the coding sequence ATGGCGTTTATGACCCGCCGCCGATTCCTGTCCGGACTGGCCACCAGCTGCGCATCCCTCGGGATCATGTCCCCGCTTGGCGTCAAACAGGCTGCCGCCCGGCCGCTGGACGAGGTGATTGAGCGTGGACGGCTGCGCGTGGCGGTTTATCGCGAGTTTCCGCCCTTCTCCTTCCAGCGCGATGGTGTCCTGGTCGGGATCGACGTCGATCTGGCGCGGACCATCGCCGAGAAGCTGGGCGTCAAGGCCGACATCTACGAGCAGATTCCCGGAGAGACGGTGTCGGACGACCTGCGCGTCGCGGTGTGGCGCGGCAGCCTGTTCGGCGGCGAACTGGCCGACATCATGATGCACATCCCATATGACAAGCGGTTTGGGTTGATGAATCCCGAAGCTGTGCTGTTCGGACCCTATCACCAGGAGGTCTTCGCGCTTGCCCGCGATCCGCAGCGGGTGCGCTCCGCCGTGCTGGCGACCCTGCCGGACGAGCCGATCGCAGTGGAGATCGACAGCGTTCCCGACTTCTTCCTGCTGGGCTTGCAGGGCGGGCGTCTGCGCAGCCGCATCATCCATTGTCCGACGCCCGAGGCCGCCATCGCGAAGCTGACCATCGGCGAGGCTGCAGCGGTGTTGGCGCCGCTGAGCCAGATACAGGCGGCGCTGGGGGCGAAGATGGAGCAGTTCCCGGTCACCACCGTGACCCTGCCGGGCATGATGACCTCCAACTGGAACATCGGCATGGCAGCCAAGGAAAACTCCCGTGACCTTGTCTACAGCATCGGCGATGTGGTGACGGCCCTGACCGAGGACGGGACGATCGCGAAGATCTTTGCCGCCTACGGCGTCACCCACACCCCGCCGCCGCTTGTGGAGTGA
- a CDS encoding quinoprotein dehydrogenase-associated SoxYZ-like carrier, which yields MRYALHQMALTGAMLAVAGSAFAASSPADPLNSVMWDALRDQYFAGAPVVFDNAVKVTAPASAEDTRAVPLSVDATALGRVVEMVAIADLNPFPLVLRYHPGNAAPYIATRIKIQQATAVRGAARTTDGVWHVSGVMVDAAGGGCSAPPASYAQKDWADHVGEVQARLWPAAEDGVARLRLRIRHPNDTGLVDGIPAYFVETLQVDAQTPGGSPTLARIDSLEPVSENPIYSLDVRPPPDATALILRGRDNQGGEIRATIPMPPPGAKPAMSLKPVGQPWSVGQ from the coding sequence ATGAGATACGCGCTGCACCAGATGGCGCTTACCGGTGCGATGCTTGCCGTTGCCGGCTCCGCTTTTGCCGCAAGCTCTCCGGCCGACCCGCTGAACTCCGTGATGTGGGACGCGTTGCGCGACCAGTATTTCGCCGGGGCGCCGGTTGTGTTCGACAACGCTGTCAAGGTCACCGCCCCTGCGTCGGCGGAGGATACCCGCGCGGTGCCGCTCTCCGTCGATGCCACGGCGCTTGGGCGGGTGGTGGAGATGGTGGCGATCGCCGACCTTAATCCATTCCCACTGGTGCTGCGCTACCATCCGGGCAATGCTGCGCCCTACATCGCAACCCGGATCAAGATCCAGCAGGCCACCGCCGTGCGTGGTGCGGCGCGGACGACCGACGGGGTGTGGCATGTCTCCGGCGTTATGGTCGATGCGGCCGGCGGCGGGTGCAGCGCGCCGCCGGCGTCCTACGCCCAAAAGGACTGGGCCGACCATGTCGGCGAGGTGCAGGCCCGGCTGTGGCCGGCGGCGGAGGATGGGGTGGCGCGGCTAAGGCTGCGGATCCGCCATCCCAACGACACCGGGCTGGTCGATGGCATCCCCGCCTATTTCGTCGAGACCTTGCAGGTGGATGCGCAGACCCCCGGCGGCTCGCCGACGCTGGCGCGCATCGACAGCCTGGAGCCGGTGTCGGAGAATCCGATCTACTCGCTGGATGTCCGCCCGCCGCCGGACGCTACCGCGCTGATCCTGCGCGGCCGGGACAACCAGGGCGGCGAGATCCGGGCGACCATCCCGATGCCGCCGCCCGGCGCCAAACCGGCGATGTCGCTGAAACCTGTCGGGCAGCCGTGGAGTGTCGGGCAATGA
- a CDS encoding quinoprotein relay system zinc metallohydrolase 1 — protein MSVPLLRRLVLSAILATGLMSGGANAAGTLTYDLKPTRIAPDTYVFEGSTKHFTRANGGNILNSGFIVTADGVIVIQAGPSRRYGEEMRAAIRKVTEKPIRKVFVSNLHPDYWLGNQAFADVPIAALPGTIAGIQEEGNGIAENMYRLVGDWMRGTEVTLPTEPVYGSTVKFGDHRLRLIPLTGHTAADLMILDETTGVLFAGGVVFCDRTPTTPHATVADWLKELDAVDALDIRLLVPNHGHIRPDKACVAQTRDWLTWLDGTLRHAVESGLDMAEALDLPIPDRFQVLDVLREEYRRSVAHLWLKIEQAALPRVN, from the coding sequence ATGAGCGTGCCGCTGCTGCGCCGGCTGGTGCTGTCCGCCATCCTCGCCACCGGGCTGATGTCGGGTGGGGCAAATGCCGCAGGGACGCTGACCTACGATCTGAAGCCGACCAGGATCGCCCCCGACACCTATGTCTTCGAAGGCTCGACCAAGCATTTCACCCGTGCCAACGGCGGCAACATCCTGAATTCCGGCTTCATCGTCACGGCGGACGGGGTGATCGTCATCCAGGCCGGTCCATCCCGCCGTTATGGCGAGGAGATGCGCGCGGCAATCCGCAAGGTCACCGAAAAGCCGATCCGCAAGGTCTTCGTCAGCAACCTGCACCCGGATTACTGGCTGGGAAACCAGGCCTTCGCCGATGTGCCCATCGCGGCGCTGCCCGGCACCATCGCCGGCATCCAGGAGGAGGGCAACGGCATCGCCGAGAACATGTACCGTTTGGTCGGTGACTGGATGCGCGGAACCGAGGTGACGCTGCCGACCGAGCCGGTCTATGGATCGACCGTGAAGTTCGGCGACCACCGCCTGCGGCTGATCCCACTGACCGGCCACACCGCTGCCGACCTGATGATCCTCGACGAGACGACCGGCGTGCTGTTCGCCGGCGGTGTCGTCTTCTGCGACCGCACCCCGACCACGCCGCACGCCACCGTCGCCGACTGGCTGAAGGAGCTGGATGCGGTCGATGCGCTGGACATCCGGCTGCTGGTGCCCAACCACGGCCACATCCGTCCCGACAAGGCCTGCGTCGCCCAGACCCGCGACTGGCTGACCTGGCTGGACGGCACGCTGCGCCATGCCGTCGAGTCTGGGCTCGACATGGCGGAAGCGCTGGACCTGCCGATTCCCGATCGGTTCCAAGTGTTGGATGTGCTGCGGGAAGAGTATCGCCGCTCCGTCGCCCATCTTTGGCTGAAGATCGAGCAGGCCGCTCTGCCGCGGGTCAATTGA